The proteins below are encoded in one region of Elusimicrobiota bacterium:
- the efp gene encoding elongation factor P, with product MISTSDFKNGLTIKVDNSPCQVIWFQHHKPGKGGAVMRVKLKNLETGAITETTFKSGAKFEEITLTRKKKQFLYSAGDDYTFMDMENYEQITIPKEKLGDIIKYLKPDIEVEALYVDDKFLNMDLPVTIELKVVSTVPGIRGDSVSNLVKPAILETEIEVQVPLFIKEGDIVKIDTRTGEYVERVSK from the coding sequence ATGATTTCAACTTCTGATTTCAAAAACGGATTAACAATTAAAGTTGATAATTCGCCCTGTCAGGTGATATGGTTTCAGCATCACAAACCTGGCAAAGGTGGTGCGGTAATGCGTGTAAAACTAAAAAATCTTGAAACAGGTGCGATTACAGAAACAACTTTTAAATCAGGCGCCAAATTTGAAGAGATAACACTTACACGAAAAAAGAAACAATTTCTGTATTCTGCCGGTGACGATTATACTTTTATGGATATGGAAAACTACGAACAAATCACAATACCAAAAGAAAAACTCGGCGATATAATAAAATATCTGAAACCTGATATAGAAGTGGAAGCGCTTTATGTTGACGATAAATTTCTTAATATGGACTTGCCAGTAACGATAGAATTAAAGGTTGTTTCAACCGTGCCGGGTATACGCGGTGATTCCGTTTCAAACCTGGTTAAACCAGCAATACTTGAGACGGAGATTGAAGTTCAGGTGCCTCTTTTTATAAAGGAAGGCGATATTGTAAAAATAGATACTCGGACAGGAGAATATGTAGAACGTGTTTCAAAATGA
- a CDS encoding type II toxin-antitoxin system RelE/ParE family toxin, producing MSYRITIKPSAEKELNKYSLKIYEQIVPHIFSLQNNPRPFNYKKLKSNIYRVRSGDYRIIYTIDDINKIVEVTKVAHRKDVYR from the coding sequence ATGAGTTATCGGATAACGATTAAACCATCTGCAGAAAAAGAACTGAATAAGTATTCATTGAAAATCTATGAACAAATTGTACCGCATATATTTTCGTTGCAAAATAATCCCAGACCATTTAATTACAAAAAGTTAAAATCAAATATCTACAGAGTACGTTCGGGTGATTATAGAATTATTTACACGATTGATGATATTAACAAAATAGTTGAAGTTACAAAGGTAGCACACAGAAAAGATGTTTATAGATAA
- the accB gene encoding acetyl-CoA carboxylase biotin carboxyl carrier protein encodes MDIKKIKSVLDAIKDTDIEEIWIEKDGEKSGFRRKPVELDSLVVSKKATPEPQDVLQKSGSEPVQSSALKTSIIKSTMVGTFYRSPTPGGKPLAEEGDFVTVGQKVGIVEAMKVMKEITSTAEGKIVKVLVQDNTPVEYGQPLFEIEPQITTDKSQMSADENQRQSVL; translated from the coding sequence ATGGACATTAAAAAAATAAAATCAGTTTTAGATGCAATCAAAGATACCGATATTGAAGAAATCTGGATAGAAAAAGATGGTGAAAAATCTGGCTTTCGCAGGAAGCCTGTTGAATTAGATTCATTAGTCGTTTCAAAAAAAGCCACTCCAGAGCCACAAGATGTTCTACAAAAAAGCGGCAGTGAACCTGTTCAATCATCTGCGTTAAAGACCAGCATTATAAAATCAACAATGGTAGGTACATTTTACCGTTCGCCAACACCAGGCGGGAAACCGCTTGCTGAAGAAGGTGATTTTGTAACTGTCGGGCAGAAAGTTGGTATTGTTGAGGCGATGAAAGTAATGAAAGAAATAACATCAACTGCTGAAGGCAAAATTGTAAAAGTTTTAGTGCAGGATAATACTCCTGTGGAATACGGGCAACCACTTTTTGAAATAGAGCCGCAGATTACCACAGATAAATCGCAGATGTCCGCTGATGAAAATCAGCGGCAATCAGTGTTGTAA